The genomic interval GCGGGGGAGAATCAGAGTTACTCGAGATCAAAATTATTGATAATTTTTACTTGAAAAATGCGGCTGTTGAATACAATAAGACTGGTAATTTTTTAGAAAATAAATATTTCTTCAAGTATTATGTTCAAGTACAAATGCATTTACTGTGTACAGGTTTAAACAAGGGTAATTTATTTTTTATTATAGGTGGTGAGCTAGTCAACTGTGTAATTGAGAGAGATAATAATTTTATTAGTGATGTAATGGTTAATGTTTCAAGATTAGAGCAGGAAGTTAGTCGTATTGCCAAATCTTTAAAGTCAAAGAGTGATATTGATATTGAGAATATTGAGTTAGATGAACTGAGTGTTATTATTGGAAATTTTTTAAAGAATAGCTTTGTATATCAAGATTTGTTTGATATAGATTTCAAATTTGACTTTTATAGTTACTCTTACCATTTTTATAACGAGTTTAATTTATTCTCTCTTAGCTTATTTATTTAGGATATTATTTAGGATATTTGTTGCCTTGTTCTCTTAAATCTTTCTTTCTTAAATATTATTTCTTAACTTTTATCTTTGATTATAAGGGGTGTATTTAACCACTTCCGCCTGCTTGACAAGTGCTTGTTGCGTTTTCTTTAAAACCATTGAGTGTATCATTGTCTATTTTACTGAAATATCCTTGTACAACGGCTTTAAATCCATTTTTACCCTCATTATTTCCATTACATTTTGCAAGTTCATCATTTATATGTTTAAGTGCAGCTTTTATCTTTTCTTCGTCAAAACTTAAAAATTGACTAAACTTACTTTCATTACCCAGAGCCTCTTTTAAAAAATCCAGATTTGTTTTTTCCGTATCATTTAATTTTTCTCTTAACGCTTCTTCAGGTGTTTTTTGTACTTCTGATTGTTCTTCCAAGTTTCTTTTAACTCTACTTTTAGGTGTAGCATTTCCATGCTCATATTCACAACTACTAATTAGTAGTAATAAAACCAAAATAAAATTAATTTTATTCATATAAAACCCCTTATCTTTTTTGTTTTAAAAATATATCTCTATTTACACATCTTTAAGGTACATATACTTATAAGTATTAATTGTTTTTGTAAAATTTATTGCTTTGTTATAGAGTTTATGCTATCTTGTGTTAGATTTTGTTAATCTATACTAGGTTTAAAAAGATATGAGTAGGGTAAAGAAATCGTTTGATGATTATATTGTGTATTTTAGAGAAGGCAAGCTTAATGACGCTAGTATTGCAAAAGAGATGGGAGTGAGTCGTGCTAATGTAGGAAAGATGAGACGCAGGTGGGAAGAGATTAAAGATAACCCTGAGTATATGACTGGTACTTCTAAGCTTACTATTTGTGGAGATACTTTCAACGCTATGATTGGCACGTAGTATTGAGACTGAGAGTGAAGCTAATAGACTTAAAGATCAAGTAGAGATTGAAAAAAATACTAATAATTTTATAATAGGTAATTCCCAAAAATCATTAAAGATTAATGTTTGAGAGCAGTTTGAAAAGATTGCTAGTATGCTTAAAATACCCTTTAGGCCAAAATTTTCTAATACATCGTATTTTGAAATAGACTCTTTAAAAGTTAATTTGTATGGAGGAGATAGGGCAAATGATTTTGAGCGGTTTAGAGGCTCTAATTCGGCACTCATTTACGTTAATGAAGCAACTACACTTCATAAGGAAACATTAATAGAATGTTTAAAAAGACTTAGAGTAGGTATGCAAACAATTATCTTTGATACCAATCCTGACAGTTCAGAGCATTTCTTTAAAACTGATTATATTGATAACACAAAAATTTACTCTACATATAACTTTACAACATATGATAATGAATTAATTTCTAGAGAATTTATTAAAACCCAAGAAGAGATTTACAGGGACATACCAACATATAAAGCAAAGGTTCTACTTGGAGAATGGGTTGCATCTAATGATGCGATATTTACTAATGTTAATCTTACAAGTAACCATGAATTTAGAGTACCAATAGCATATTTAGATTCTGCATACAATATTGGAGGAGATAATACTGCTATTTGTGTGTTAGAGCGAGTAGATCAAAGTTATTATGCATTTATATTTCAAGAAAAGTTACTATAACAGTTAAAATATTATATAATAATTACATAAGGAGTGTTTTTATGGGACTTTCTCAACCAGTAGTTACTCAACAAATGGTCATCGCTGAACTTACTAAAGCCGGTATTAAGAGAGACATCGCTATTGATCTGTCCTACAGATATTATAAAAATGAACTGACTTACAAAGATATTGAATTCTTAAAAGAAAATTTCGATATTAAACTTGAAAAGGTAGAAGCAACTTTACAAACTAAGATTCAAAGGGTTGAGACGAACTTAAAATCCGATATTAGAGACCTGGATAACAAGATTAATACTGTTGAGAATAATCTTAACACCAAAATAGATACCAAATTCAATGACCTTGATAACAAGATTGACAATGTTAGAAGTGAATTAAAGTCTGATATTAAAGACCTCGATACTAAGATTGATGTTAACAAAATGGAACTTAAGAGTACATTAAGACTTCATGGTTGGATGTTTGGAACTTTAATTACCCTTAATATAGGAATATTCTTAGCATTAATGTCATTGTTAGTAAAGTAAATTTATTTGATTATCTCCCTTATTTAATTGATTATATATCAGTTATTTTCTTATCAAAATCATTTTATTATTGTTAATAACAATCAATTTTATTAATTGTTAAGTCATACACAGTCTCTATAATATTAAAGTATCTATGCTTTTAGTTTTTGTTGTTATCTTATTCAAAGGTTGTTAACTATCTTGCTCCTTTGAGTAAAAAAGAGAGGCACGTAATAATGAAAAGAATTACTTTAAGTGCGTTATTGATGACTTTATTTTTACTTCTTAGCTGTGGCAGTGGGAGTGCTAAGGTGGAAGATCCTAAAACCTTATTCTTAACTTCTATTGCTAATTTGGGTAAAGGTTTCTTAGATGTTTTTACTTCTCTTTCTGATATGGTTGCTGGTGCTTTTGGGATTAAGGCTGACACTAAAAAATCTGACATTGGTCAGTATTTCACTTCTATTGAGACAACTATGAACACAGTTAAAAAGAAGTTACAAGAGGAAGTTGCTACGAATGGTAACTATTTAAAGATAAAGGAAGTAGTTGATACTTTTATCACTAACACATTAGATAAGATCGCTGAAGGAGTAAAAGAAGCAGCTAAAGGGGCTACAGGAGAAGATAAGATTGGTGGTGCTCCTAAAGAAGGTCAGGATGCTGCACCTGCAGAGGTTGCAAGTGTAAACGCTCTTGTTAAAGGGATTAAAGAAATTGTTGGTGTGGTTCTGAAAGACAATGAAGGGAGTGCAGAGGCTACTAAAACAGCAGAAGATGATAAAAAGGATATTGGTAAGTTGTTTGATGGTAGCAAAGATGATGCCAAAGAAGAAAATATTGCAAAGGCATCAGCAAGTATTGGTTCAGTGACTGGAGCTGACATCTTAAAAGCTATTGCTAAATCCACGGAAGAGCCTAAAGCTGATCAGGGTGAGGGAATTGAAAAAGCTACAGATGCAGCTGAGATTGCTATTGCTCCGGCTGCTAATGGTAAAAAAGAAATTAAAGATGCAGCAGCACAAAAGGACGCAGTTATTGCTGCTGGTATTGCTTTAAGAGCTATGGCTAAGGGTGGTAAATTTGCTGCTAAGAGTAATGAAGAGAAATCTGCTCATGCAGTAAATGGTGTTGCTGCTAGTGCAGTAGGTAAGACTTTGAGTACTCTTATAATAGCAATAAGAAATACTGTTGATAGTGGTTTAAAGACAATAAATGCAGCTCTTGCTACAGTTACACAAGAAGATAAGTCTGCAGATTCTACTACTCCTGCAGACGCAGCAACTGTTGGACAGCAACAATAAAGAATTATTAATAAACATAACTAAATAAAGTCATTTAAGGAAAACTTTTCTCTATTCATAAGAATTGTTTTCCTTTTATCTATATATAATAATTCAGGTTTCAAAGGCTAGTTATAACAATCATTCAACAACGGATTGATTGTAAGACTGTATTTGAGCTTTTTTATAAACCAAAGAAAATTGGCCTAACACTTTATGTTGAAGATAGGGATAATGTGTCATGGCAGGGTAATCTTATTAGGATCTTTCTTACACTTAGATGAAGTTTGAATCATAAGTTTAGGATTGTACCAATTAAACCTATAAGTAATAAATTTACTAGAATTGCTACATTAATGGCACCTTTTGTTACCTTTAAGCAGATGGGAATAGTGATGATGATTCATTAGATGGCCTCTCAGTATCATATATGTTATTGACTCTGTATACCCGTTTTCTTAAAGCATATTTTACTAATATAAGGTTCCTATAATACTTAAGGTATTATATAATAATTACATAAGGAGATTCTTATGGGCCTTGCACAATCAGTAGTTACTCAACAAATGGTTATAGCTGAACTTACTAAAGCTGGTATTAATAGAGATATTGCTATTGATTTATCTTATAGATATTATAAAAATGAACTGACTTACAAGGATATTGAATATTTAGAGACTACTTTTAACCTTAAGCTTGAAAAGGTAGAAGCAACCTTACAAGCTGAGATTCAAAGGGTTGAGACAACCTTAAAATCTGATATTAGAGACTTTGATAATAAGATTGACAACGTTGAGAATAATCTTAATACCAAGATTGATACTAAATTCAATGACCTGGATAACAAGATATACACTGTTGAAAATAATATTAACACTAAGATTGATATTAAATTTAATGACCTTGATAATAAGATTGACACAGTTAGAAGTGAATTAAAATCTGACATTAAAGACTTGGATACTAAGATTGATGTTAACAAAATGGAGCTTGATAGTAAACTTGATAAAACCGCATCTGAACTTAAGAGTACATTAAGACTTCATGGTTGGATGTTTGGAACCCTTATTACACTTAATATAGGAATATTCTTAGCATTGATGTCATTATTAGTAAAGTAAATTTATTCAACTAGCCCCTTATTTAATTGACCTTCTGTCAATTATTTTTTTTACAAAGTAATTCAATTTTTTGTTAAAAACAATCAATTTTGTTGATTGTTGCATCGCACACAGTCTCTGAAATGTTAAAGTATCTGTGTTTTTAGCTTTTTTATTTTATGTTCAAAACTTGTTAGCCATCTTGCCCTTGTTGAGGTAATAAGGAGGCACGTAATAATGAAAAGAATTACTTTAAGTGCGTTATTAATGACTTTATTTTTACTTATGTCTTGTAATAATTCAGCTTCTTTCCCTAAAGATGGGCAAGCGGCTAAATCTGATGGTACTGTTATTGACCTAGTTACAATAACTAACAACATAAAAGACACTGTTGCTTTTGCTAAGAGTGTTAAAGAAGTTCATACTTTAGTTAAGTCCATTGATGAACTTGCTAAGGGTATTAAGAAAAAGATTGGTGAAAATGGGTTGGAGGATGATAATGGTGGTAAAAATGGTTCATTACTTGCAGGGGCTTTTAGTGTTGCTATAGCTATAGAAGCTAAATTGTTAGCTTTGGAAACAAAAACAGTTGATAATGAACTTAAGAAACAAGTTACTGCTGCTAAAACTGAAAGTAAAAAATTCTTAGACAAATTAAAAGAAAAGAAGGATGATCTTGGAAAAGAAGATGCTTCTGATTCTGATACAAAAAAAGCTATAGATAGAAAAAATGAAGCTAATGGAGATAAAGGAGTTTCTGAACTTGGTAAGTTGAATACAGCAGTTGATGCATTGTTAAAGGATGCTAACGCTGCAGTAGAGTCTGCAATTAAGGAGCTTACAACTTCTGCTAAACCTTCTAACACCTAAGGTGTAAACAATTTAATTTATTATTATAAGATTACTTTTTAATCAATCGTAATTATCTGATAAAATAAAGTCTATAAATAATAAGCTAGGAGTTTTCTTCTCTTAGCTTTTTTTCCTTTTTTATTCTATCTTTATTTGCTTTACTTCTTTATTATACTTCTTAAGATTTTTTTGATTTCTTTTATCTTTTAGACTTATTTATTCCTTGATTTTAACTTGTTTTAGAACTTAATAATAACTTAGATTACTTATTTTACTTCTTAGCTGTGGCAGTGGGAGTGCTAAGGCTGAAGATCTTAAAACCTTATTCTTAACTTCTATTGCTAATTTAGGTAAAGGTTTCTTAGATGTTTTTACTTCCTTTTCTGATATGGTTGCTGGGGCCTTTGGCATTAAAGCTGACACTAAGAAAAGTGAGGTAGGGAAGTATTTTACTGATATTGCAAACACTATGAACACAGTTAAAGCCAAACTAAATGATGTTGTTGCTAAGAATGGGAATTATGTAAAGATAAAAGAAGTAGTTGATAAGTTTATCACTAACACACTAGACAAGATCGCTGAAGGAGCGAAGGAAGCGGCTAAAGGGGTTACTGGTGATGTTATTATTGGGAATACTGTTAAGAATAGTGATGCTGTACCTGGAGAAGCAACAAGTGTAAAAGCTATTGTTAAGGGAATTAAGGCTATTGTTGACATAGTTTTAAAGAAGGATGAAGGTAAAGCAGATGCTGATGCTACCAAAGATGATAGCAAAAAAGATATTGGTAAATTATTTACTGCAACCACTGATGCGAATAGAGCTGATAATGCTGCAGCGCAAGCAGCTGCCGCGTCAATAGGAGCAGTAACCGGGGCTGATATATTAAAAGCTATTGCTAAATCTAAAGAAAATCCTAATGCTGATGGTACTGAGGGAATTGAAAAAGCAGAAGATGCAGCAGAGATTGCACTTGCTCCAGCTAAAGATAATAAAAAAGAGATTAAACATGGAGCAAAGAAAGATGCTATTATTGCGGCAGGAATAGCTTTAAGAGCAATGGCTAAGAATGGTAAATTTTCTATTAAAAATAATGAAGATGAGGCTGTAACGACAGTAAATAGTGCAGCAGCAAGCGCAGTGAACAAGACTCTAATTACTCTAATAATAGCAATAAGAAATACTGTTGATAGTGGTTTAAAGTCAATTAATGATGCTCTTGCTACAGTTACACAAGAAGATAAATCTGCAGATTCTACTAAGACAACAGAAATAACATCTGATCAATAATAAAGAATTATTAATAAAACATAACTAAATAAAGTCATTTGAGGAAAACTCTTCTTTTCATAAGAATTGTTTTCCTTTATCTATTTGTAATCATACTCAGGTCTAAATAGTATTGATAGCAATCCTTTAACAACAGACTGATTGTAAGACTACATTTGAGCTTTGTATAAGATAAAAAAAATAGACTAAACATTTATGTTATAGTTAGTGAACCTTTTAAATTACATATTACTAACATAAGATTCCTATAACACTTAAAATATTATATAATAATTATATAAGGAGATTTTATGCAAGATTCATCGCTACATTCTGTTGAGAGTACACAAATTTTTAATGGGCATATTACAGAGGATATCATATATCAAGAATTTGTAAAAATGGGTATGCAAGATTTTATTGCAAATGATCTCTCTAAAAGATATTATCGTAATGAATTGACTTATAAAGATATTGAGTATTTAGAAAGTAATTTTAATCTTAAGCTTGAGATGTTAGAGTGTAGTTTAAAATCTGAAATTATTTCTGTTAAAACTGAACTTGATACCAAAATTGACATTGTTAGGAATGAATTAAAAACAGATATTGCATCTGTAAACAATGAAGTTTCTCTTGTTAGAAAAGATATGGAAATTAATAATGTGGAGCTTGATGGTAAACTTGATAAAGCTATATTAGAACTTAAGAGTACGTTAAGACTTCATGGTTGGATGTTTGGAACCCTTATTACCCTTAGTATAGGAATATCTTTAACATTAATATCCATAGTCTATTCATTGTTAAATAGATAAATTTGTATTAATAAACCCTTTCTTTAATTCATTATATGTCAGTTATTTTTTATCAAAATCATTTAATTTTTGTTAATAACAGTCAGCTTTGTCATTTGTTATATTATGCTCAATCTCTGTAAGATTATAGTGTCCATGCTTTTAGTTTTTGTTTTTATCTTGCCCCCTTGAGTAAAGAAGGAGGCACGTAATAATGAAAAGAATTACTTTAAGTGCATTATTGATGACTTTATTTTTACTTCTTGGCTGTGGGAGTGGTAGTACTAAGACTGAAGATCCTAAAACCTTATTCTTAACTTCTATTGCTAATTTAGGTAAAGGCTTCTTAGATGTTTTTACTTCACTTTCTGACATGGTTACTGGAGCTTTTGGTATTAAAGCAGAAACTAAAAAAAGCGATATAGGGAAGTATTTCACTTCTATTGAGACAACCATGAAAACAGTTAAGGATAAATTAAACACTGTGGTGGCAGAGAATAGTAACTATCCAAAAGTAAAAGAAGTAGTTGATCAATTTATTACAGGGACATTAGATAAAATTGCTGAAGGAGCTAAGACAGCTGCTAGTGGAGCTACTGATGGAGTATCAATTGGTGAGGTTGTCAAATCTGATGCTGCTGGGAATGTTTCTGATGCAGATAGTGTGAAAAATCTAGTTGTGGGAATTAAAGAAATAGTTGATTTGGTTATAAAAGATGGTGATTCAAAAGCAGATAAAACTACTCCAGTTGATGATGATAAAAAGAATATTGGTAAATTATTTGGAGCTGAGACTGCTGCTGATAAGGGAGCTGAAGATAAACATGTAGCAGCAGCAAGTGCATCAATAGGGGCTGTAAGTGGAGCTGACATATTAAAAGCTATTGCTGCTGCTAATGCTGATGCTAAGAAAGATGGTAAAGTTAGTGAAGCTACAGATGCAGCTGCTCTGGCTTTAGCCAAGGGAACTGGTACTGCTGATGATGAAAAACTTACTACTGCAGAATCTAAAAAAGATGCAGTAATAGCAGCTGGTATAGTCCTAAGAGCAATGGCAAAAGATGGTAAATTTATTGTAAAAGATATTGCTGAAAAGAAGACCGAAGCTGATGCAGCTAAAGGAGTTGCAGCTAGTGCAGTAGGTAAGACATTAAGTACTCTGATAATAGCAATAAGAAATACTGTTGATAGTGGTTTAAAGTCAATAAGTGAAGCACTATCTGCCGTTAAACAAGAAGATAAATCTTTAGAAGTTACTAAAACAGCAGAAGCAACAATTTAGTGTAAATCAATAAAGAATTATAAATAAAAAGATCAGTGCTAAATAATAAAGTCATATAAGGGAAACACTTTTCTATTTGTGAGGAGAGTAGTTTTCCTTCTTTCATTTTATCTAACAAAGATTAACTATTTATTTACTTTTAGGTTAATAAGGAGGCACGTAATAATGAAAAGAATTACTTTAAGTGCGTTATTAATGACTTTATTTTTACTTATCTCTTGTAATAATTCAGGAACTTCTCCTAAAGATGGGCAAGCAGCTAAATCTGATGGCACTGTTATTGACCTAGCTACAATAACTAAAAACATAACTGATGCTGTTGCTTTTGCTAAAGATGTTAAAGAAGTTCATACTTTAGTTAAGTCTATAGATGAGCTCGCTAAAGCTATTAAGAAAAAGATTGGTGCAAATGGGTTAGAAGCTGATGCAGGTGCTGGTGCTCACTATACTCCTTTATTGGCAGGGGCATATAGTGTGGCTACAACTATAGAATCAAAAGTAGGAGAGTTGAAAATAGCGGAATCCCTTAAAGGTTTAAATGGAAAGGTCAAAGATGTTGAGGATAAAGCCAAAGCATTTACAGCTAAGTTGAAAAATCAACATGCTACTTTGGGACTTGCTAACGGAGCTGCTACTGATGCGCATGCAAAAAATGCTATAGATAAAAGCGATAATACTGGAGATAAAGGAGCAAAAGAACTTGTTGCGCTGAACACAGCAGTAGATGCTTTGTTAAGTGCTGCAGAAGCCGCAGTAACAGCTGCAATCAAGGAGTTTACAACTCCTGCTAAACCTTCTAACACCTGAGGATAAACAATTTAATTTATTATTATAAGATTACTTTTTAATCAATCGTAATTATCTGATAAAATAAAGTCTATAAATAATAAGCTGGGAGTTTTCTTCTCTTAGCTTATTTTGTTTCTTTATTCTATCTTTACTTGCTTTACTATTTTATTATACTTCTTAAGATTTCTTATGATTTCTTTTATCTTTTAGACTTATATTTATTCCTTGATTTTAATTCATTTTATCCCTTAATGATAACTTAGATTGCTTATTTGTAGGATTCTCAGAGTAGATTCTTGAAATCTCTTATTAGTTTAAGTAATGACTTCTTAAATGTTTTTACTTCACTTTCTGATATGGTTGGAGGTGTTTTAGGTTTTAATACTAAGAAGTCTGATGTTGCAGATTACTTTAAAACCGTTCAGGATACTGTTTCATCTACTAAAGAAACTCTTAATAAGATTGTTGTTGACATGAAGAGTGAAAATAATCCTAATACTGCTGCAACTGAGACCGCAATAAATAAATTAGTTAGTGAAACACTTGATAAAATAATAGAAGGAGCAAGCGAGGCTGTAAAGGGTGCTGAAGGTAATGACTCAATTGCTAGTGTTGGTACTGCTAATGTTGGTGCTGCTGGTGAGGAAAATGCAGTTAAGTCCCTTATTGAGGGGATTGGAAAGATTGTAGAAGTGGTGCTTGGAAATAAAGGAAGTGCTGATGCTGGTGATAATAATAACGCTGAAAATGGTAATGCAAGAAATAATAATGGTGCAGGTAAACTGTTTGCTAATGCTAATGCAGGTGCTGCTGCTGAAGCAAAGAAAGTAGCAGCTGATGCAGCAAAAGCAGTAGGAGCAGTAACCGGAGCTGATATATTACAAGCTATGGTTAAAAATGATGCTGTTACGTTAGCTAAGCATGCTGGTGGTGCAGGTGCTGAGTCTAATAAAAAAGATGCAATAATAGCAGGAGGAATAGCACTGCGAGCAATAGCAAAGAATGGTAAATTTTCTGGTGCTAGTGATGGTGATGCTGATGCAAAGAAAGCAATAGAGGGAGTAGCTTTAAGTGCAGTAACAAAAGCATTAAATACACTAACAATAGCAATAAGAAATACTATTGACGTGGGACTTAAGGGTGTTAAAGATGCTATGAAAATTAATCCTAATGATACTCCTGTAACTACTGATAAGCAGATTCCTGAAATTAAAAACTAATAATCAGAATTAATAACAATAAACATAACTAAATAAAGTCATTTGAGGAAAACTCTTCTTTTCATAAGAACCGTTTTCCTTTTATTTATATTATACTTATGACTTTATTTTTACTTATGTCTTGTAATAATTCAGGAACTTCTCCTAAAGATGGGCAAGCGGCTAAATCTGATGGTACTCTTATTGACCTAGCTACAATAACTAAAAACATTACCGATGCTGTTGCTTTTGCTAAGAGTGTTAAAGACGTTCATACTTTAGTTATGTCCATTGATGAACTCGCTAAAGTTATTGGAAAAAAGATTGATGCTAATGGACTTGCTACCGAAAGTGCTCATAATGGATCCTTAATTGCAGGAGCATATAGTGTTATAGAAGCTGTGGATACTAAATTAGCATCATTAGAAAAAAAAAGTTGGGCTTTCTAGTGATTTGAAGGCAAAAGTTGGTAGTGCTAAGAAGGAAAGTACAGCATTTTTAGCTAAAGTGAAGGCAGATCATGCCAATCTTGGAAAAGAAGATGTTGATGATGCGCATGCAAAAAATGTTATAGATGTAACAGATGGTACAAAAGATAAAGGGGCCTCAGAGCTTATTAAACTCAATACAGTCATTGATGAGTTGTTAAAGGCTGCTGAAGATGCAGTAACAGCTGCAATAAATGCGCTTTCAATCCCTGCTAAGTCAGATTCCCCTACTCAATCTAACTAAGGATAAACAATTTAATTATTTATTATAAGATTGGTTTTTAATCTAAGGTAATTATCTGATAAAATAAAGTCTATAAATAATAAGCTAGGAGTTTTCTTCTCTTAGCTTATTTTGTTTCTTTATTCTCTATTTATTTGCTTTATTACTTTATTATACTTTGTAGATTTCTTTGATTACTTTTATCTTTTAGATTATATTTATACCTTGATTTTAACTTGTTTTATCACTTAATAATAACTTAGATCGCTTATTTGTAACTTTATTTTTACTTCTTAGCTGTGGCAGTGGGAGTGCTAAGGTGGAAGATCCTAAAACCACATTCTTAAACTCTATTGCTAATTTAGGTAAAGGCTTCTTAGATGTTTTTACTTCCTTTTCTGATATGATTACTGGGGCTTTTGGTATTAAGGCTGACACTAAAAAATCTGATATTGGTCAGTATTTCACTTCTATTGAGACAACTATGAACATAGTTAAAAAGAAATTACAAGATGAAGTTGAAAAGAATGGTAATTACTCAAAAATTAAATCTGTTGTTGATACATTTATCACTAACACATTAGACAAGATTGCAGAAGGGGCTAAAACAGCAGCAACAGGGGCTACAGGAGAAGATAAGATTGGTGGTGCTACTAATGCAGGTCAAGATGCTGCACCGGCAGATACTGCAAGTGTAAATGCTCTTGTTAAAGGAATTAAAACTATTGTTGACGTAGTTTTAAAAAAGGATGAGGGTAAAGCAGATGCTACTAAGACCGCAGAGGATGAGCAAAAATCAATTGCCAAATTGTTTGGTAGTACTAAAGATAATAGTACTGATGCCATAGCAGGAGCAGCAAGTGCATCAATAGGAGCAGTAAGTGGGGCTGATATTTTACAAGCTATTGCTAGCTCTGTTGATGCTAAAGATGTTGCAATTGATCAAGCAAAAGATGCTGCAAGTATTGCTATTGCCAAGAAAGAGGATAAGAATGATCTTGATGCTGCAACAAAAAAAGATGCAGTTATTGCAGGAGGTATAGCTTTAAGAGCTATGGCTAAGGATGGTAAATTTGCTTCTAAGAATGAAGCAAAATCTGCTCATGCAGCAAATGGGGCAGCTGCTAGTGCAGTAGGTAAGACTTTAAGTACTCTAATAATAGCAATAAGAAATACTGTTGATAGTGGTTTAAAGTCAATTAGTGAAGCACTAGCGGCCGTTAAACAAGAAGATAAATTCGCAGATTCTACTACACCTGCAGAAGCAGCAACTGGTGGACAGCAACAATAAAGCATTATTAATAAAACGTAACTAAATAAAGTCATTTGAGGAAAACTCTTCTTTTCATAAGAATTGTTTTCCTTTTATTTATGTCTTGTCCCCCTGAGAAAAAGGAGGCACGTAATAATGAAAAGAATTACTTTAAGTGCATTATTAATGACTTTATTTTTACTTCTTGGCTGTGGGAGTGGTCAACTTCAAGCTGAGAAACTGGCTGCTGAATCTAAAATTTCTTTCTTTGATTCACTTATTAAAATAGGTCAAGGGTTTCAAGAGATTTTTGGCATCTTTGGTAATGCTATTGGGGATACTTTTGGACTTACAGCAGTTAAATCTGATGATAAGAAAAGTAAAGTTGGTGAACACTTTGAAAGAATAAAAAAAGGTTTGGAAGATACTAATGGGAAGTTAAAAGAGCTATCAAGTGAAA from Borrelia turicatae 91E135 carries:
- a CDS encoding DUF603 domain-containing protein, which translates into the protein MSRVKKSFDDYIVYFREGKLNDASIAKEMGVSRANVGKMRRRWEEIKDNPEYMTGTSKLTICGDTFNAMIGT
- the bdr gene encoding Bdr family repetitive protein — translated: MQDSSLHSVESTQIFNGHITEDIIYQEFVKMGMQDFIANDLSKRYYRNELTYKDIEYLESNFNLKLEMLECSLKSEIISVKTELDTKIDIVRNELKTDIASVNNEVSLVRKDMEINNVELDGKLDKAILELKSTLRLHGWMFGTLITLSIGISLTLISIVYSLLNR
- a CDS encoding variable large family protein; the encoded protein is MLLLSCGSGSAKAEDLKTLFLTSIANLGKGFLDVFTSFSDMVAGAFGIKADTKKSEVGKYFTDIANTMNTVKAKLNDVVAKNGNYVKIKEVVDKFITNTLDKIAEGAKEAAKGVTGDVIIGNTVKNSDAVPGEATSVKAIVKGIKAIVDIVLKKDEGKADADATKDDSKKDIGKLFTATTDANRADNAAAQAAAASIGAVTGADILKAIAKSKENPNADGTEGIEKAEDAAEIALAPAKDNKKEIKHGAKKDAIIAAGIALRAMAKNGKFSIKNNEDEAVTTVNSAAASAVNKTLITLIIAIRNTVDSGLKSINDALATVTQEDKSADSTKTTEITSDQ
- the bdr gene encoding Bdr family repetitive protein; amino-acid sequence: MGLAQSVVTQQMVIAELTKAGINRDIAIDLSYRYYKNELTYKDIEYLETTFNLKLEKVEATLQAEIQRVETTLKSDIRDFDNKIDNVENNLNTKIDTKFNDLDNKIYTVENNINTKIDIKFNDLDNKIDTVRSELKSDIKDLDTKIDVNKMELDSKLDKTASELKSTLRLHGWMFGTLITLNIGIFLALMSLLVK
- a CDS encoding variable large family protein codes for the protein MKRITLSALLMTLFLLLGCGSGSTKTEDPKTLFLTSIANLGKGFLDVFTSLSDMVTGAFGIKAETKKSDIGKYFTSIETTMKTVKDKLNTVVAENSNYPKVKEVVDQFITGTLDKIAEGAKTAASGATDGVSIGEVVKSDAAGNVSDADSVKNLVVGIKEIVDLVIKDGDSKADKTTPVDDDKKNIGKLFGAETAADKGAEDKHVAAASASIGAVSGADILKAIAAANADAKKDGKVSEATDAAALALAKGTGTADDEKLTTAESKKDAVIAAGIVLRAMAKDGKFIVKDIAEKKTEADAAKGVAASAVGKTLSTLIIAIRNTVDSGLKSISEALSAVKQEDKSLEVTKTAEATI
- a CDS encoding Vsp/OspC family lipoprotein codes for the protein MKRITLSALLMTLFLLMSCNNSASFPKDGQAAKSDGTVIDLVTITNNIKDTVAFAKSVKEVHTLVKSIDELAKGIKKKIGENGLEDDNGGKNGSLLAGAFSVAIAIEAKLLALETKTVDNELKKQVTAAKTESKKFLDKLKEKKDDLGKEDASDSDTKKAIDRKNEANGDKGVSELGKLNTAVDALLKDANAAVESAIKELTTSAKPSNT
- a CDS encoding variable large family protein, translated to MKRITLSALLMTLFLLLSCGSGSAKVEDPKTLFLTSIANLGKGFLDVFTSLSDMVAGAFGIKADTKKSDIGQYFTSIETTMNTVKKKLQEEVATNGNYLKIKEVVDTFITNTLDKIAEGVKEAAKGATGEDKIGGAPKEGQDAAPAEVASVNALVKGIKEIVGVVLKDNEGSAEATKTAEDDKKDIGKLFDGSKDDAKEENIAKASASIGSVTGADILKAIAKSTEEPKADQGEGIEKATDAAEIAIAPAANGKKEIKDAAAQKDAVIAAGIALRAMAKGGKFAAKSNEEKSAHAVNGVAASAVGKTLSTLIIAIRNTVDSGLKTINAALATVTQEDKSADSTTPADAATVGQQQ
- a CDS encoding Mlp family lipoprotein, translated to MNKINFILVLLLLISSCEYEHGNATPKSRVKRNLEEQSEVQKTPEEALREKLNDTEKTNLDFLKEALGNESKFSQFLSFDEEKIKAALKHINDELAKCNGNNEGKNGFKAVVQGYFSKIDNDTLNGFKENATSTCQAGGSG
- the bdr gene encoding Bdr family repetitive protein gives rise to the protein MGLSQPVVTQQMVIAELTKAGIKRDIAIDLSYRYYKNELTYKDIEFLKENFDIKLEKVEATLQTKIQRVETNLKSDIRDLDNKINTVENNLNTKIDTKFNDLDNKIDNVRSELKSDIKDLDTKIDVNKMELKSTLRLHGWMFGTLITLNIGIFLALMSLLVK